A window of the Budorcas taxicolor isolate Tak-1 chromosome 10, Takin1.1, whole genome shotgun sequence genome harbors these coding sequences:
- the CBLN3 gene encoding cerebellin-3, giving the protein MLGTKRHWPPGPSLSLGLPLALTLLALRAGWAQEGSEPVLLEGECLVVCEPGRAAAGGPGGAALGEAPPGRVAFAAVRSHHHEPAGEISNGTSGAIYFDQVLVNEGGGFDRTSGSFVAPVRGVYSFRFHVVKVYNRQTVQVSLMLNTWPVVSAFANDPDVTREAATSSVLLPLDPGDRVSLRLRRGNLLGGWKYSSFSGFLIFPL; this is encoded by the exons ATGCTGGGAACAAAGCGACACTGGCCGCCAGGTCCCTCACTCAGCCTGGGGTTGCCTTTGGCCCTCACACTTCTGGCCCTGAGGGCCGGGTGGGCCCAGGAGGGGTCAGAGCCAGTCCTCCTGGAAGGCGAGTGCCTGGTGGTCTGTGAGCCTGGCAGAGCTGCTGCAGGAGGGCCAGGGGGAGCAGCCCTGGGAGAGGCGCCCCCTGGAAGAGTGGCATTTGCTGCAGTCCGCAGCCACCACCACGAGCCAGCAGGGGAGATCAGCAATGGCACAAGTGGAGCCATCTACTTCGACCAG GTCCTGGTGAACGAGGGAGGTGGCTTTGATCGCACCTCTGGCTCCTTCGTGGCCCCTGTACGGGGTGTCTACAGCTTCCGGTTCCATGTGGTGAAGGTGTACAACCGCCAAACTGTCCAG GTGAGCCTGATGCTGAACACATGGCCTGTCGTCTCGGCCTTTGCCAACGATCCAGATGTGACCCGGGAGGCAGCCACCAGCTCTGTGCTACTGCCCCTGGACCCTGGAGACCGGGTATCTCTGCGCCTGCGTCGAGGAAACCTGCTGGGTGGTTGGAAATATTCAAGCTTCTCTGGCTTCCTCATTTTCCCACTCTGA